In a genomic window of Candidatus Neomarinimicrobiota bacterium:
- a CDS encoding ABC transporter substrate-binding protein: MKIKNNFRVVIIFGVSLFVIIGLFSCCPEDPYQNYLNLIINTEPKSLDPALSTDITTGIITALMYDNLVQFGVGSEIEPGLAESWEISEDGKIYTFNLRKNVKFWDKTPFTSAHVKHSFERVLNPEARSPQTWLLMPIQGASEYMQGKADSVSGISIINPTQIKLFLKTPFAPFLGFLGAPATAIVSDKSNNLKESPMGTGPWIFQEWQADRKLIFHQNKDYYNGAPKLDGLVLNNIPEILTAALEFEAGNLDVMIVPNSEFKYWTHSTVWKPYIHTLEELGFYYLAMNVDRKPFDDVRVRQAVSLAIDREKIIKRVMHNSASLAKGAIPPGLPGYDSSKVHIPYNPEKARELLTEAGYETDCEFDLWVDPGAAVSQTIEAIQHYLSVVGFKVHIVRNDWNMMRDAMRKGETDAYWGNWWADYADAENFLAPLFHSQNAAKRNRYANQEVDALIEKLQQSLDSGERETMAMRIDSILIAEAPYAFMWYPTSYTVVQPTLKNYVPHLMPNANRYTQVYFEE; encoded by the coding sequence ATGAAAATCAAAAACAACTTTAGAGTAGTCATCATTTTTGGAGTAAGCCTGTTTGTGATTATTGGACTTTTTTCATGCTGTCCTGAAGATCCCTATCAGAATTATCTTAACCTGATCATTAATACAGAACCAAAGTCATTGGATCCTGCGCTATCCACAGACATTACAACTGGAATTATAACTGCATTGATGTATGATAATCTGGTGCAGTTTGGCGTCGGCTCTGAAATAGAGCCTGGTTTGGCAGAGTCCTGGGAGATATCAGAAGATGGAAAAATTTATACGTTTAATTTAAGAAAGAACGTCAAGTTTTGGGATAAAACTCCCTTCACAAGCGCCCACGTAAAGCATTCATTTGAACGTGTTCTCAATCCAGAAGCCAGATCCCCCCAAACCTGGTTGTTGATGCCAATCCAGGGAGCATCTGAGTATATGCAGGGAAAAGCAGATAGTGTGAGTGGTATAAGCATAATAAACCCGACTCAAATCAAACTATTTTTGAAAACACCGTTTGCGCCATTTCTAGGATTTCTAGGAGCGCCGGCTACAGCCATTGTATCAGATAAAAGCAACAATCTTAAGGAATCTCCAATGGGTACAGGACCCTGGATATTTCAAGAGTGGCAGGCCGACCGCAAGTTGATCTTTCATCAAAATAAAGACTATTATAATGGTGCACCAAAACTGGATGGTTTGGTTCTGAATAATATTCCAGAAATATTAACTGCCGCTCTGGAGTTTGAAGCTGGGAACCTGGATGTAATGATTGTGCCGAATTCAGAGTTTAAATATTGGACCCATAGTACTGTGTGGAAACCATACATTCATACACTGGAAGAACTGGGCTTCTATTATCTAGCCATGAACGTTGATAGAAAACCATTTGATGATGTACGAGTTAGACAGGCAGTGAGCTTGGCAATCGATCGTGAAAAGATAATTAAAAGGGTCATGCACAATAGTGCATCACTTGCCAAAGGCGCAATTCCGCCGGGCTTACCAGGCTACGATAGCAGCAAAGTTCATATTCCCTACAACCCCGAAAAAGCAAGAGAATTGCTAACAGAAGCTGGCTATGAAACAGATTGTGAATTTGATCTATGGGTTGATCCAGGAGCAGCAGTTTCACAAACAATTGAAGCAATTCAACATTATCTATCAGTGGTTGGTTTTAAAGTACATATAGTCCGAAATGACTGGAATATGATGAGAGATGCCATGCGCAAAGGTGAAACAGATGCTTACTGGGGAAATTGGTGGGCTGATTATGCCGATGCTGAAAACTTCCTGGCACCCCTGTTTCATTCCCAAAATGCAGCAAAACGAAACAGATACGCAAACCAAGAGGTCGACGCTCTGATCGAAAAGTTACAGCAAAGTCTGGATTCCGGGGAAAGAGAAACCATGGCCATGCGTATTGATAGCATATTGATCGCGGAAGCACCCTATGCCTTCATGTGGTATCCCACCTCATACACGGTTGTCCAGCCAACATTAAAGAACTATGTTCCCCACCTCATGCCAAACGCCAACCGTTATACACAAGTATATTTTGAAGAATAG
- a CDS encoding TetR/AcrR family transcriptional regulator: MTPLQKDPAKADAIIRAAIQIFARDGLEKGKIADIAVKAGIGKGTVYEYFRSKDEIFHSIVDTLMGDLVDASEKLYSMQLSPYDKLRTFMRMNTELVFEMGDSVLIMTEIWAQGARAIRRGEHQSGQLSSGYTKMRHLVINILKAGVMAHEFREMNYEGVSTLCLAFIDGFVWQFMLSDDREAFDRALSEGIHSFMKGLEP; encoded by the coding sequence ATGACACCCTTACAAAAAGATCCTGCAAAAGCTGATGCCATCATTCGCGCCGCTATTCAAATATTCGCCCGAGATGGTCTCGAAAAAGGAAAGATCGCGGACATTGCCGTAAAAGCTGGTATAGGCAAAGGTACTGTTTATGAATACTTTAGGAGTAAAGATGAAATCTTTCATAGCATAGTAGATACCCTTATGGGTGATTTGGTTGATGCTTCAGAAAAACTTTATTCCATGCAGCTTAGTCCCTATGATAAACTTCGAACCTTTATGAGAATGAATACAGAACTTGTTTTTGAGATGGGTGACAGTGTCCTGATCATGACCGAGATATGGGCTCAAGGCGCTCGAGCGATTAGACGTGGCGAACACCAATCAGGTCAACTATCCAGCGGTTACACGAAAATGCGGCATTTGGTTATTAACATTCTCAAAGCTGGCGTGATGGCCCATGAATTCCGAGAGATGAACTATGAGGGTGTCTCTACTTTATGTCTGGCATTTATTGATGGATTCGTCTGGCAATTTATGCTGAGTGATGATCGCGAAGCCTTTGACAGAGCCCTCTCCGAAGGCATACATAGTTTTATGAAAGGACTTGAACCATGA
- a CDS encoding outer membrane lipoprotein-sorting protein encodes MKTKLVFILLMLFSLNLAQDRLAIKVITSVTKLMSPENMKSTGTQTITTSSGKSRTFEFESYMGGRGKSTLTRYTKPAAIRGQAFLTLNNADDIWTYFPRTKRVRKLASHAKKQKVQGSDFTYEDMGGGDVFIKKFTPEYEGDETINGDLCWKIDLIGIPDQDPPYPKITLWSRKSDYSPVQLDYYDDHGFNSKSLSLSDIQNIEGLPTAMKMVMVDHKEHSSTTMETLEVTYSWVPPKNFFSERSLKK; translated from the coding sequence ATGAAAACTAAACTAGTCTTTATTTTACTCATGCTCTTTAGTTTAAACCTGGCGCAAGATAGACTAGCCATCAAGGTAATCACCTCCGTAACAAAACTCATGTCTCCCGAAAACATGAAAAGTACAGGAACTCAAACCATCACAACCAGTTCTGGTAAATCCCGCACTTTTGAATTTGAGTCCTATATGGGAGGCAGGGGAAAGAGTACCCTTACTCGATATACCAAGCCTGCTGCCATTCGAGGACAGGCCTTTTTAACTCTCAATAACGCCGATGACATCTGGACCTATTTTCCCCGCACTAAACGTGTTCGCAAGCTGGCATCACATGCTAAAAAGCAAAAAGTACAGGGCTCCGATTTTACCTATGAAGACATGGGTGGTGGTGATGTTTTTATAAAAAAGTTCACACCTGAATATGAAGGTGATGAAACCATTAACGGCGACCTCTGCTGGAAAATAGATCTTATTGGTATCCCGGATCAAGACCCACCTTATCCGAAAATCACTTTATGGTCTCGCAAGTCTGATTACTCACCGGTTCAACTCGATTACTATGATGATCATGGTTTTAACTCAAAGTCGTTATCTTTAAGCGATATACAAAATATTGAAGGCCTGCCCACAGCCATGAAAATGGTAATGGTCGATCATAAAGAGCACTCCAGCACAACAATGGAAACTCTTGAAGTCACCTACAGCTGGGTGCCACCCAAAAACTTCTTCAGCGAGAGGAGTCTCAAAAAATGA